The proteins below come from a single Parazoarcus communis genomic window:
- the rplM gene encoding 50S ribosomal protein L13 yields MKTFSAKPHEVQRDWFVVDGTDKVLGRLASEVARRLRGKHKSIYTPHIDTGDFIVVVNVEKLRVTGNKALDKKYYRHSGYPGGIYETNFTKLQQRFPERVLEKAVKGMLPKGPLGYAMLKKLKCYAGAEHPHAAQQPKVLEI; encoded by the coding sequence ATGAAAACGTTTTCTGCCAAGCCGCACGAAGTACAGCGCGACTGGTTCGTTGTCGACGGCACGGACAAGGTGCTTGGCCGTCTTGCTTCCGAAGTGGCCCGCCGCCTGCGTGGCAAGCACAAGTCCATCTACACGCCGCACATCGATACCGGTGACTTCATTGTCGTCGTTAACGTCGAGAAGCTGCGCGTGACCGGCAACAAGGCGCTGGACAAGAAGTATTATCGCCACTCCGGCTACCCGGGCGGTATCTACGAGACCAACTTCACCAAGCTGCAGCAACGCTTCCCCGAGCGCGTGCTGGAAAAAGCCGTGAAAGGCATGCTGCCGAAGGGTCCGCTGGGTTATGCCATGCTGAAGAAGCTGAAGTGCTATGCCGGTGCCGAGCACCCGCATGCCGCCCAGCAGCCGAAAGTTCTCGAGATCTGA